Proteins encoded in a region of the Anopheles aquasalis chromosome 2, idAnoAquaMG_Q_19, whole genome shotgun sequence genome:
- the LOC126569085 gene encoding uncharacterized protein LOC126569085 produces MKFTILVASVAVVIAAALAHEFESRKLHPESSDVDGLLAELEQTPAEDRQWQAVKKHEKRQTGKKIHIFLGKPKGKKTKKHSGTADGGEPETQTRKTPELTTRSDKGVIDTTSDAPDAAVGESQHYEIGEHNVVKEKIKIKHHHHHHHHNHVKTVVKKEPYPVEKVVQVPVEKIVHVPKPYPVEKIVEKVVHVPVEKIVHVPKPYPVEKIVEKVVHVPKPYPVEKIVEKPVHVPKPYPVEVKVPYPVEKIVHVDKPYPVEKIVEKIVHVPKPYPVYKQVQVPVPVEVKVPYEVPKPVPYPVEKKVPYPVEVKVPVEVEKKVHVPVKVEVEKKVPYPVKVYVPQPYPVEKKVPYPVPVKAGSSFPFTFDKDITSYSSTRLHPFESQQHEEFAGSEDSYRRTTKMGYKKGKGKKSKKTEQQQQHQQQQQEQEQQHQQQQQHHTASAPVTEDNSEGQTGMGASYSSLSTGGDHGAHYTQTTIFHGGSGHQSHQQQQQQSHQSLLQQHQDQLQQYHQQQQEQHQQQQQQQQQQQYHDQTSFFNQQVIHYGQQQNYGPSTFPSQASQGGSDFGSSAPQSTGQDLHQYGQYTSSDHYGSGSNQQEVIVSPPSGGGSSGSAAMPQSTGFGQQQQQASYGFTAPSNPGGSFALESQPQPFQLLQLAPFQYQTPTGFSLPTAR; encoded by the exons ATGAAGTTTACG ATACTGGTGGCATCGGTGGCTGTCGTCATCGCGGCAGCACTGGCGCACGAGTTTGAAAGCAGAAAGCTACACCCGGAATCGTCCGACGTTGATGGGCTGCTGGCCGAGCTCGAGCAAACGCCAGCCGAGGATCGTCAGTGGCAGGCGGTGAAGAAGCACGAGAAGCGCCAGACGGGCAAGAAGATCCACATCTTTCTCGGCAAACCGAAGGgcaaaaagacgaagaagcacAGCGGCAcagccgatggtggtgaacCGGAAACGCAGACACGCAAAACGCCCGAACTGACGACGCGCTCGGACAAGGGTGTGATCGATACGACCTCGGATGCACCGGATGCTGCCGTTGGCGAGAGTCAGCACTACGAGATCGGTGAGCACAACGTTGTGAAGGAGAAGATCAAGAtcaagcaccatcatcaccatcaccatcacaaccacGTCAAGACGGTGGTGAAAAAGGAACCGTACCCGGTGGAGAAGGTCGTCCAGGTTCCGGTGGAGAAGATTGTGCACGTTCCGAAGCCCTACCCGGTGGAGAAGATCGTCGAGAAGGTTGTGCACGTGCCGGTGGAGAAGATCGTGCACGTCCCGAAGCCCTATCCGGTCGAGAAGATCGTTGAGAAGGTCGTTCACGTCCCGAAACCGTACCCAGTGGAGAAGATCGTCGAAAAGCCAGTCCACGTACCGAAGCCGTACCCGGTGGAGGTGAAGGTGCCTTATCCGGTCGAGAAGATCGTGCACGTTGACAAACCGTACCCGGTGGAGAAGATCGTCGAGAAGATCGTTCACGTTCCGAAACCGTATCCGGTGTACAAGCAGGTGcaagttccggttccggtcgagGTGAAGGTACCGTACGAGGTGCCTAAACCTGTGCCCTATCcagtggagaagaaggttccCTACCCAGTCGAGGTAAAGGttccggtggaggtggagaagaaggtccATGTGCCGGTGAAGGTGGAGGTTGAGAAGAAGGTTCCATATCCGGTCAAGGTGTACGTTCCACAGCCGTACCcagtggagaagaaggtcccATATCCCGTTCCAGTAAAGGCCGGTTCCAGCTTCCCCTTCACATTTGACAAGGACATCACTAGCTACTCCAGCACCCGGCTGCATCCGTTTGAGTCGCAGCAACACGAAGAGTTTGCCGGATCCGAGGACAGCTATCGACGAACGACCAAGATGGGATACAAGAAGGGCAAGGGTAAGAAGTCGAAGAaaaccgagcaacagcagcagcaccagcagcagcaacaggagcaggagcagcagcatcagcagcaacaacaacatcacacagCGAGTGCCCCGGTCACGGAGGATAACAGTGAAGGACAGACGGGCATGGGAGCATCCTACTCATCACTCAGCACCGGAGGAGACCATGGAGCGCACTACACCCAAACTACGATCTTCCACGGTGGTTCCGGACACCAgtcgcaccaacagcaacagcagcaatctcACCAATCGCTTCTACAGCAACACCAAGATCAGCTGCAACAgtaccatcagcaacaacaggaacaacaccagcaacagcaacagcagcagcagcaacaacagtatcACGATCAGACGAGTTTCTTCAACCAGCAGGTGATTCACTACGGCCAGCAACAGAACTACGGTCCATCGACCTTCCCCAGCCAAGCGTCGCAGGGTGGATCGGACTTTGGTAGCTCGGCACCACAGTCGACTGGTCAGGACCTACACCAGTACGGTCAATACACCAGCTCCGATCACTATGGTTCGGGCTCTAACCAACAGGAGGTCATTGTATCGCCTCCGTCCGGTGGTGGATCCAGCGGATCGGCCGCTATGCCGCAAAGTACGGGCtttgggcagcagcagcagcaggcctcGTACGGGTTCACCGCTCCCTCCAACCCCGGCGGTAGCTTCGCCCTAGAGTCCCAACCGCAACCCTtccagctgctccagctggCCCCGTTCCAGTATCAGACACCGACCGGTTTCTCTCTACCGACGGCCAGGTAA
- the LOC126569044 gene encoding uncharacterized protein LOC126569044 isoform X2, with protein MADHSNDSNTVKKVVKIQDYISPGISRERSFIRTSNQQSNNNKRRSLAFTQSQAHQHAQQQLREGRLDGIQNNKLNVHAQEFQMHNLPLNDHRFPLQASRSLNIYSGALQHSKSNVTMPLGMHGRQHHPMHLGTIGSPVQRNSLMMPPSHAAQLHHIGMPLQHSHMPLVNSPSSSNILHRSKSLSSADTLARGLASLGLGIGSEGNDIGMFAPEVQAAINSAIDDPNQLNARCLMDLATQLLHRAVEGRRYSLPISRLCISIIAKEKKETFLEALLNTCRQWYQERDKVLGPLQNSKNPSRPRFTSFMAFLTEMFCQLKRRQLQLRTECDGVPPPLVLLTVLGKCCEDCVRPPVRSLSEIECLFFVLTCIGRDLETHLPQQLESLLAGVRDAFLNSAASAPAIRRTLLQLIELQASHWQLPGNTVLYYYPSSK; from the exons ATGGCAGACCAtagcaacgacagcaacaccGTGAAGAAGGTGGTCAAGATCCAGGACTATATTTCGCCCGGCATCTCGAGGGAGCGCAGCTTCATACGAACCTCTAACCAACAG agcaacaacaacaaacggcgcAGCTTGGCCTTCACCCAAAGCCAGGCCCATCAGCACGCCCAGCAACAGCTTCGTG AAGGACGCCTGGATGGAATACAAAACAATAAGCTGAACGTGCACGCCCAGGAGTTCCAAATGCACAATCTCCCGCTCAACGATCACCGTTTTCCGCTGCAGGCCTCCAG ATCGTTAAACATCTATAGCGGTGCCCTGCAGCACTCCAAATCGAACGTCACCATGCCATTGGGTATGCACGGtcggcagcatcatccgaTGCACCTTGGCACCATCGGTAGCCCGGTGCAGCGGAACTCGCTGATGATGCCCCCAAGCCATGCGGCCCAGTTGCACCACATCGGTATGCCGTTGCAGCACTCGCACATGCCGCTAGTGAActcaccatccagcagcaacatccttCAC CGCTCCAAGTCTCTCTCGTCGGCGGACACGCTGGCCCGTGGATTGGCCAGCCTGGGGCTTGGGATCGGCTCGGAGGGCAACGATATCGGAATGTTTGCGCCGGAGGTGCAGGCCGCCATCAACAGTGCGATCGACGATCCGAATCAGCTCAATGCGCGCTGCCTGATGGATCTGGCCACGCAGCTTCTGCATCGTGCCGTCGAAGGACGTCG GTACTCCCTTCCGATATCACGTCTCTGCATTTCGATCATCGccaaagagaagaaggaaacgtTCCTGGAGGCGCTACTCAACACGTGCCGCCAGTGGTACCAGGAGCGGGATAAGGTGCTGGGGCCGCTGCAGAACTCGAAGAACCCGTCGCGACCACGCTTTACCTCGTTCATGGCGTTTCTCACCGAGATGTTCTGTCAGTTGAAGCGccggcagctgcagctacGCACCGAGTGTGATGGCGTACCGCCACCGCTCGTCCTGCTGACCGTCCTTGGCAAGTGCTGTGAGGATTGTGTCCGGCCACCGGTTCGATCACTCTCGGAG ATCGAATGTTTGTTCTTCGTACTGACGTGTATCGGGCGGGATCTGGAGACACATTTGCCGCAACAACTGGAATCACTGCTGGCCGGGGTGCGTGATGCGTTCCTCAACTCGGCCGCCTCTGCACCGGCCATTCGCCGTACGCTGTTGCAGTTGATCGAGCTGCAGGCATCGCACTGGCAGCTGCCCGGTAACACCGTCCTCTACTACTATCCTTCGTCCAAGTGA
- the LOC126569044 gene encoding uncharacterized protein LOC126569044 isoform X1 yields MADHSNDSNTVKKVVKIQDYISPGISRERSFIRTSNQQSNNNKRRSLAFTQSQAHQHAQQQLREGRLDGIQNNKLNVHAQEFQMHNLPLNDHRFPLQASRSLNIYSGALQHSKSNVTMPLGMHGRQHHPMHLGTIGSPVQRNSLMMPPSHAAQLHHIGMPLQHSHMPLVNSPSSSNILHSSGHRVKFAPEPLLHSAHANNNIYQPNKNNNNNNSNSNSSAHTITSPSGDNSNNQPNLAPLQRSKSLSSADTLARGLASLGLGIGSEGNDIGMFAPEVQAAINSAIDDPNQLNARCLMDLATQLLHRAVEGRRYSLPISRLCISIIAKEKKETFLEALLNTCRQWYQERDKVLGPLQNSKNPSRPRFTSFMAFLTEMFCQLKRRQLQLRTECDGVPPPLVLLTVLGKCCEDCVRPPVRSLSEIECLFFVLTCIGRDLETHLPQQLESLLAGVRDAFLNSAASAPAIRRTLLQLIELQASHWQLPGNTVLYYYPSSK; encoded by the exons ATGGCAGACCAtagcaacgacagcaacaccGTGAAGAAGGTGGTCAAGATCCAGGACTATATTTCGCCCGGCATCTCGAGGGAGCGCAGCTTCATACGAACCTCTAACCAACAG agcaacaacaacaaacggcgcAGCTTGGCCTTCACCCAAAGCCAGGCCCATCAGCACGCCCAGCAACAGCTTCGTG AAGGACGCCTGGATGGAATACAAAACAATAAGCTGAACGTGCACGCCCAGGAGTTCCAAATGCACAATCTCCCGCTCAACGATCACCGTTTTCCGCTGCAGGCCTCCAG ATCGTTAAACATCTATAGCGGTGCCCTGCAGCACTCCAAATCGAACGTCACCATGCCATTGGGTATGCACGGtcggcagcatcatccgaTGCACCTTGGCACCATCGGTAGCCCGGTGCAGCGGAACTCGCTGATGATGCCCCCAAGCCATGCGGCCCAGTTGCACCACATCGGTATGCCGTTGCAGCACTCGCACATGCCGCTAGTGAActcaccatccagcagcaacatccttCAC TCTAGCGGCCACCGCGTCAAGTTCGCGCCGGAACCGCTGCTTCACTCAGCACACGCAAACAATAACATTTATcagccaaacaaaaacaacaacaacaacaacagtaacagcaacagctcggcacacaccatcaccagcccTAGCGGTGACAACAGTAACAACCAACCGAATTTGGCACCATTGCAGCGCTCCAAGTCTCTCTCGTCGGCGGACACGCTGGCCCGTGGATTGGCCAGCCTGGGGCTTGGGATCGGCTCGGAGGGCAACGATATCGGAATGTTTGCGCCGGAGGTGCAGGCCGCCATCAACAGTGCGATCGACGATCCGAATCAGCTCAATGCGCGCTGCCTGATGGATCTGGCCACGCAGCTTCTGCATCGTGCCGTCGAAGGACGTCG GTACTCCCTTCCGATATCACGTCTCTGCATTTCGATCATCGccaaagagaagaaggaaacgtTCCTGGAGGCGCTACTCAACACGTGCCGCCAGTGGTACCAGGAGCGGGATAAGGTGCTGGGGCCGCTGCAGAACTCGAAGAACCCGTCGCGACCACGCTTTACCTCGTTCATGGCGTTTCTCACCGAGATGTTCTGTCAGTTGAAGCGccggcagctgcagctacGCACCGAGTGTGATGGCGTACCGCCACCGCTCGTCCTGCTGACCGTCCTTGGCAAGTGCTGTGAGGATTGTGTCCGGCCACCGGTTCGATCACTCTCGGAG ATCGAATGTTTGTTCTTCGTACTGACGTGTATCGGGCGGGATCTGGAGACACATTTGCCGCAACAACTGGAATCACTGCTGGCCGGGGTGCGTGATGCGTTCCTCAACTCGGCCGCCTCTGCACCGGCCATTCGCCGTACGCTGTTGCAGTTGATCGAGCTGCAGGCATCGCACTGGCAGCTGCCCGGTAACACCGTCCTCTACTACTATCCTTCGTCCAAGTGA
- the LOC126577546 gene encoding uncharacterized protein LOC126577546, with protein sequence MAIHSGMLLVSCVVLICTAGVTTDAHGYHGSITGDTAHSDLAALLSDGPGEISFSNDLARSFHSPRLEYNEWLPVGRGDPLKNDPTYDYSPPVLDRVRYWSEGPTGKDKPGNDILLLGVPSKNKASAGHGKEHQHWSNGASPPQRRNYYSPAPPLHHGAPITNNNNNNREPPTVLMPPPLNAPWTAGLAADGFWGAAAASASQRVDTQPSDGFKYRPAPPFAPQSGAKFTEPSVLQQSITAQFLHHHREPPQQQQQQTGAVGFSSNGRPQPYLTTIRLTTPAGETSIVKRPLLKTILQNEHSYPFTKTSMTSAVTEYTSTFYDPQNINAMAQTVFHPPQTTEYLQTVPQPTKLVPQLSTDLRTPYVTPAGPFVTPLPTLATSTSRPASHGVTATSTTATTTTTSPPPAVLTVADSGPASQYQQSHPTVKPTVDVRAPLYLIIEGHSKVKTYGLNTNDTLMQLPRMVPVASDKDPIVRHVVNQDPETGAAMAVTTQQVVTTKLPPVYRKPARDTPAPERKTPDAVDTLLTLLDGASFGGMLQDDHQRPQDTGSTGNNALEGSDVGTSARDSKTRRHVRVARHTFVRF encoded by the exons ATGGCCATCCACAGCGGGATGTTGCTGGTGTCCTGTGTGGTGCTGATTTGCACCGCGGGTGTCACCACGGATGCTCACGGTTACCATGGAAGCATCACCGGCGATACAGCGCACAGCGATCTCGCGGCGCTCCTCAGCGATGGTCCAGGCGAAATTAGCTTTAGTAATG ATCTGGCGCGAAGCTTTCACTCTCCACGGTTGGAATACAACGAATGGTTGCCGGTGGGAAGAGGTGATCCGTTGAAGAACGATCCAACGTACGACTACAGTCCACCGGTGCTGGACCGCGTTCGCTACTGGTCCGAGGGCCCGACGGGCAAGGACAAGCCCGGCAACgacatcctgctgctgggtgTACCCTCAAAAAACAAGGCATCAGCCGGTCATGGCAAAGAGCACCAACACTGGAGCAATGGCGCTTCACCACCTCAGCGACGGAACTATTActctccagcaccaccactccatCACGGTGCgcccatcaccaacaacaacaacaacaaccgagaaccaccaaccgtcctcatgccaccaccactcaatGCACCCTGGACTGCAGGACTCGCTGCGGATGGTTTCTGGggcgcggcagcagcatctgcgTCTCAGCGCGTCGACACTCAGCCGAGTGATGGTTTCAAGTATCGTCCCGCACCACCATTTGCACCGCAGTCAG GGGCCAAGTTTACGGAGCCATCCGTCCTGCAGCAATCCATCACGGCGCAGTTCCTGCATCACCATCGGGAACCacctcaacagcaacaacaacagactgGTGCAGTAGGATTCAGCAGCAATGGCCGGCCACAGCCTTATCTGACCACTATCCGACTTACAACCCCGGCGGGCGAAACTTCGATCGTGAAGCGACCACTCCTTAAAACCATCCTCCAGAACGAACATTCCTATCCGTTCACGAAAACATCGATGACGAGTGCGGTCACGGAGTACACTTCGACGTTCTACGATCCACAGAACATTAATGCCATGGCCCAGACCGTGTTCCATCCACCGCAGACCACGGAATACCTGCAAACGGTACCGCAACCGACGAAGCTAGTGCCACAGCTAAGCACCGACCTCCGGACACCCTACGTCACTCCCGCCGGTCCATTCGTCACACCATTACCAACCCTGGCCACGTCTACCAGCAGACCGGCATCCCACGGAGTGacggcgacgtcgacgacagcaacaacgacaacaacatctccaccaccagcagtgctGACCGTGGCTGACTCTGGTCCTGCCTCGCAATACCAGCAATCGCACCCAACGGTGAAACCGACCGTGGACGTGCGTGCACCGCTCTATCTCATCATCGAGGGCCACTCGAAGGTGAAAACGTACGGGCTCAACACGAACGATACGCTGATGCAGCTTCCACGGATGGTTCCGGTGGCGAGCGACAAAGATCCGATCGTTCGGCACGTCGTTAACCAAGATCCGGAGACGGGTGCCGCGATGGCCGTTACTACGCAGCAGGTCGTCACGACGAAGCTGCCACCGGTGTACAGGAAACCGGCGCGTGACACACCAGCACCCGAACGGAAAACGCCGGATGCGGTCGATACGCTGCTTACGCTGCTCGATGGAGCGTCCTTCGGTGGTATGCTGCAGGACGACCATCAACGACCACAGGACACCGGATCGACTGGGAACAATGCGTTGGAGGGATCGGATGTGGGGACCAGCGCTCGCGACAGCAAAACGCGGCGGCATGTTCGTGTGGCGCGGCACACGTTCGTCCGGTTCTAG